The Temnothorax longispinosus isolate EJ_2023e chromosome 7, Tlon_JGU_v1, whole genome shotgun sequence genome contains a region encoding:
- the LOC139816142 gene encoding uncharacterized protein isoform X2, with protein MRSINSSKRNLKGFIATCICVPKGLPTIMWGALESFLFLFTLKSCIAVGNAYPTTGSDVEPAKNNIMNLINDATASAVTSYSCVYIPSNLDLCRFGSKSTENLWDPKQKLSVNKKRKLLENNKMYFTSRPSMRVPGTKKFQSQPFVKTIIYEIQTCAPPRLPFVLPWCTDEDLTDKKSEIHKLYPFMINGFPKGTYEFPTMLPSKELERNQHNL; from the exons ATGAGAAGTATCAATTCCTCGAAAAGGAATTTGAAGGG ttttattgcAACGTGCATTTGCGTGCCTAAAGGACTTCCAACAATCATGTGGGGCGCATTGGAatcgtttttatttctctttacgTTGAAATCATGCATCGCCGTGGGAAACGCGTATCCGACTACCGGCTCAGACGTAGAGCctgcgaaaaataatataatgaatcTCATAAACGACGCAACCGCATCTGCAGTTACATCGTATTCGTGTGTTTATATACCATCGAATTTAGATTTATGTAGATTTGG TTCTAAATCCACAGAAAATCTCTGGGATCCAAAGCAAAAACTGTCAGTAAATAAAAAGCGCAAGTTATtggagaataataaaatgtattttacgtCACGCCCATCGATGCGTGTCCCAGGAACGAAAAAGTTTCAAAGTCAACCATTcgtaaaaactataatatatgaGATACAAACTTGCGCACCGCCAAG ATTGCCATTTGTTCTACCTTGGTGCACCGACGAAGATCTCACCGATAAGAAGAGCGAGATCCACAAGCTTTATCCCTTCATGATAAACGGCTTTCCGAAAGGAACATACGAATTTCCTACGATGTTGCCTTCAAAGGAACTCGAACGAAATCAGCATAATTTGTAA
- the LOC139816142 gene encoding uncharacterized protein isoform X3 encodes MWGALESFLFLFTLKSCIAVGNAYPTTGSDVEPAKNNIMNLINDATASAVTSYSCVYIPSNLDLCRFGSKSTENLWDPKQKLSVNKKRKLLENNKMYFTSRPSMRVPGTKKFQSQPFVKTIIYEIQTCAPPRLPFVLPWCTDEDLTDKKSEIHKLYPFMINGFPKGTYEFPTMLPSKELERNQHNL; translated from the exons ATGTGGGGCGCATTGGAatcgtttttatttctctttacgTTGAAATCATGCATCGCCGTGGGAAACGCGTATCCGACTACCGGCTCAGACGTAGAGCctgcgaaaaataatataatgaatcTCATAAACGACGCAACCGCATCTGCAGTTACATCGTATTCGTGTGTTTATATACCATCGAATTTAGATTTATGTAGATTTGG TTCTAAATCCACAGAAAATCTCTGGGATCCAAAGCAAAAACTGTCAGTAAATAAAAAGCGCAAGTTATtggagaataataaaatgtattttacgtCACGCCCATCGATGCGTGTCCCAGGAACGAAAAAGTTTCAAAGTCAACCATTcgtaaaaactataatatatgaGATACAAACTTGCGCACCGCCAAG ATTGCCATTTGTTCTACCTTGGTGCACCGACGAAGATCTCACCGATAAGAAGAGCGAGATCCACAAGCTTTATCCCTTCATGATAAACGGCTTTCCGAAAGGAACATACGAATTTCCTACGATGTTGCCTTCAAAGGAACTCGAACGAAATCAGCATAATTTGTAA